In a single window of the Longimicrobiales bacterium genome:
- a CDS encoding CCA tRNA nucleotidyltransferase, giving the protein MSRTTRQLQAPRAVHEIAGKLRRHGHQAWAVGGAVRDVVLGVPATDWDIATSARPQDVRSIFRRTVPIGIEHGTVGVLWKDGVMYEVTTFRKDVETDGRHAVVAFADRIEDDLARRDFTINALAWDPATTELYDPYGGLNDIEARVIRTVGNAKDRFAEDYLRVLRALRFAGHLDYTIDEATWSALQAATPQLTRLSVERVREELTKVLQQTTRASRTLELYRASSALEVLYPELAATVGVQPSEDGPDVWTLSLGAVDAVPRHRVRLRLAALLHGIGMPAARTRSLRGGWSYVGHEQIGARKTGELLRRLRASNADIEHVEALVRLQSALFPPDAPDAGVRRWLRDVEPHRVGDLFRLRFALWRAHPVERGDRDLCTRWRHAHAVMLGRPVLTTGGLAVDGGDLKRLGLEPGPRFGEILGALLERVIEEPELNTRERLVAIIEQELIDR; this is encoded by the coding sequence CGAGATTGCCGGGAAGCTGCGTCGCCACGGGCACCAGGCCTGGGCGGTGGGTGGTGCGGTGCGCGACGTCGTGCTCGGAGTACCGGCCACGGACTGGGACATCGCGACGAGCGCGCGCCCGCAGGACGTGCGGTCCATCTTCCGGCGGACAGTGCCGATCGGCATCGAGCACGGCACGGTCGGGGTGCTGTGGAAGGACGGCGTGATGTACGAGGTGACGACGTTCCGGAAGGACGTCGAGACTGACGGCCGCCACGCAGTCGTCGCCTTCGCCGACCGCATCGAGGACGACCTCGCGCGCCGAGATTTCACGATCAACGCGCTCGCCTGGGATCCCGCGACCACGGAGCTGTACGATCCGTATGGCGGTCTGAACGACATCGAGGCGCGGGTGATCCGCACGGTCGGTAATGCGAAGGACCGCTTTGCCGAGGACTACCTGCGCGTGCTGCGCGCGCTGCGCTTCGCCGGCCACCTCGATTACACGATCGATGAGGCGACGTGGAGCGCGCTCCAGGCGGCGACGCCGCAGCTGACGCGGCTCAGCGTGGAGCGGGTGCGTGAGGAGCTGACCAAGGTGCTGCAGCAGACGACACGCGCGTCGCGCACGCTCGAGCTGTATCGTGCGTCCTCGGCCCTCGAGGTGCTCTACCCGGAGCTGGCAGCTACCGTCGGCGTGCAGCCGAGCGAGGATGGACCTGACGTGTGGACGCTCTCGCTGGGCGCCGTGGATGCCGTTCCACGACACCGCGTCCGGCTCCGCCTGGCCGCCCTGCTGCACGGGATCGGAATGCCGGCCGCACGCACCAGGAGTCTGCGCGGCGGCTGGAGCTACGTGGGGCACGAGCAGATCGGTGCCAGAAAGACGGGGGAGCTGCTCAGGCGCCTGCGCGCGTCCAACGCGGACATCGAGCACGTCGAAGCGCTGGTGCGTCTGCAGAGTGCACTGTTCCCGCCGGATGCGCCCGACGCCGGCGTGCGGCGCTGGCTGCGCGATGTCGAGCCCCACCGCGTCGGCGACCTGTTCCGGCTGCGCTTCGCGCTCTGGCGTGCCCACCCGGTAGAGCGGGGCGACCGCGATCTTTGCACCCGGTGGCGCCATGCGCACGCAGTGATGCTCGGCAGGCCGGTGCTCACCACCGGCGGGCTGGCCGTCGACGGCGGAGACCTGAAGCGCCTGGGGCTCGAGCCCGGTCCCCGGTTCGGCGAGATCCTCGGTGCCCTTCTCGAGCGCGTCATCGAGGAGCCGGAGCTGAACACCAGGGAGCGGCTGGTCGCGATCATCGAGCAGGAGCTGATCGACCGGTGA
- a CDS encoding ZIP family metal transporter, with product MIEGLLYSVIAALGDVLGGALVTFRRNVSRAALGILVGFGAGFMLAVALLAMLPAAMDARGGALAVLIGYLLVHLTQHVLTPHFHYGEETHTEAMVSKGIGVWALIGLLPHSFFDGVAIASAFLGGHSLGVLVFTAVLLHKIPTGVSLASVMRASGNSRRRTMLAVVLIALATVAGGAITPGMTLLADYGLAVAAGVTIYVAASNLIPESQHEHDWKVQVGVFIGVAAYWLTSLLVGHAH from the coding sequence GTGATCGAGGGACTGCTCTACTCCGTGATCGCGGCGCTCGGCGACGTCCTGGGCGGCGCGCTCGTGACGTTCCGCCGCAACGTCAGCCGGGCTGCGCTCGGCATCCTGGTCGGCTTCGGGGCGGGCTTCATGCTGGCCGTCGCACTGCTCGCCATGCTGCCCGCGGCGATGGACGCCCGGGGCGGTGCGCTCGCCGTCCTGATCGGCTACCTGCTGGTGCACCTCACGCAGCACGTGCTGACGCCGCATTTCCATTACGGCGAAGAGACGCACACCGAGGCCATGGTATCGAAGGGCATCGGGGTCTGGGCGCTGATCGGGCTGCTGCCGCATTCCTTCTTCGACGGTGTCGCGATCGCGAGTGCATTCCTGGGCGGCCACAGCCTGGGCGTACTCGTGTTCACGGCGGTGCTGCTGCACAAGATCCCCACGGGCGTATCGCTGGCAAGCGTCATGCGCGCCAGCGGGAACTCGCGGCGGCGCACCATGCTGGCCGTCGTGCTGATCGCGCTGGCGACCGTGGCGGGTGGGGCAATCACTCCCGGCATGACCCTGCTGGCCGACTACGGACTCGCGGTCGCTGCAGGGGTGACCATCTACGTGGCGGCGTCCAACCTCATTCCGGAATCCCAGCACGAGCACGACTGGAAAGTGCAGGTGGGCGTATTCATCGGCGTCGCCGCATACTGGCTGACGTCCCTGCTGGTGGGGCACGCCCACTGA